One segment of Ficedula albicollis isolate OC2 chromosome 2, FicAlb1.5, whole genome shotgun sequence DNA contains the following:
- the LOC101806872 gene encoding translation initiation factor IF-2-like, with protein MPTGGRCHGKGDAHGRQVQREGRCPREAGATGREMPTGGRCNGRGDAHGRQVPREGRCPREAGATGGEMPTGGRCHGKGDAHGRQVQREGRCPREAGATGREMPTGGRCNGRGDAHGRQVPREGRCPREAGATGGEMPTGGRCHGKGDAHGRQVQREGRCPREAGATGREMPTGGRCNGRGDAHGRQVPREGRCPRAAGAARTGAQQCLPQLPRPALSRCLCHSRAALPGSRRDGNRTLLLSFYWESRGKKKNKTGNFPGRHRGFKRHREAPRRQSRRGGGADGWEPAEQEDANKDFIKSNMPKKSILRSHH; from the exons ATGCCCACGGGAGGCAGGTGCCACGGGAAGGGAGATGCCCACGGGAGGCAGGTGCAACGGGAGGGGAGATGCCCACGGGAGGCAGGTGCCACGGGAAGGGAGATGCCCACGGGAGGCAGGTGCAACGGGAGGGGAGATGCCCACGGGAGGCAGGTGCCACGGGAAGGGAGATGCCCACGGGAGGCAGGTGCAACGGGAGGGGAGATGCCCACGGGAGGCAGGTGCCACGGGAAGGGAGATGCCCACGGGAGGCAGGTGCAACGGGAGGGGAGATGCCCACGGGAGGCAGGTGCCACGGGAAGGGAGATGCCCACGGGAGGCAGGTGCAACGGGAGGGGAGATGCCCACGGGAGGCAGGTGCCACGGGAAGGGAGATGCCCACGGGAGGCAGGTGCAACGGGAGGGGAGATGCCCACGGGAGGCAGGTGCCACGGGAAGGGAGATGCCCACGGGAGGCAGGTGCAACGGGAGGGGAGATGCCCACGGGAGGCAGGTGCCACGGGAAGGGAGATGCCCACGGGAGGCAGGTGCAACGGGAGGGGAGATGCCCACGGGAGGCAGGTGCCACGGGAAGGGAGATGCCCACGGGCGGCGGGAGCAGCGCGGACCGGCGCGCAGCAATGCCTCCCACAGCTCCCCCGCCCCGCGCTGTCCCGCTGCCTCTGCCATTCCCGAGCTGCCCTTCCCGGCAGCAGGCGTGATGGGAACCGGACTCTTTTACTTTCATTCtactgggaaagcagagggaaaaaaaaaaacaaaactgggaATTTCCCCGGCCGTCACCGAGGGTTTAAAAGGCACCGGGAAGCACCGCGCCGGCAGAGCAGGCGAGGCGGCGGGGCCGACGGCTGGGAGCCAGCGGAGCAG GAAGATGCCAATAAAGATTTTATCAAGAGCAATATGCCAAAGAAGAGTATTTTGAGAAGCCACCACTAG